One Rattus rattus isolate New Zealand chromosome 12, Rrattus_CSIRO_v1, whole genome shotgun sequence genomic window carries:
- the Arl11 gene encoding ADP-ribosylation factor-like protein 11 translates to MGSVNSRGHKAQVVMLGLDRAGKTTILYKLKGNRLVDTLPTVGFNVEPLEAPGHVSLTLWDIGGQTQLRATWKDYLEGIDLLVYVLDSTDEARLPEAVAELEEVLEDPNMAGVPFLVLANKQEAPDALPLLEIRNRLGLERFQDHCWELRACSALTGQGLQEARQSLLHLLRS, encoded by the coding sequence ATGGGCTCTGTGAATTCTAGAGGCCATAAGGCCCAGGTGGTAATGCTGGGCCTCGACCGTGCTGGCAAGACCACAATCCTgtacaaactgaaaggaaaccGGCTGGTGGATACCCTACCCACTGTTGGTTTTAATGTAGAGCCTCTTGAGGCTCCTGGACACGTGTCGCTGACTCTCTGGGACATTGGGGGACAGACCCAGCTCAGGGCTACGTGGAAGGACTACCTGGAAGGCATTGACCTCCTTGTGTACGTGCTGGACAGCACAGATGAAGCGCGCTTGCCCGAGGCAGTGGCTGAGCTCGAGGAAGTCCTAGAAGACCCCAACATGGCTGGTGTTCCTTTCTTGGTACTGGCCAACAAGCAGGAGGCTCCTGATGCTCTACCGTTGCTCGAAATCAGAAACAGGCTGGGCCTGGAAAGGTTCCAAGACCATTGCTGGGAGCTGCGGGCCTGCAGCGCTCTCACAGGTCAGGGGCTACAGGAAGCCCGGCAGAGCCTGCTGCATTTGCTGAGATCCTGA